attgataaaaatatttttttaacacataatatttaaaaatattcaaattctatataatttaataaatattttctttattatacATGAATTTGAAAAAAAGCTCCAAACATTTTTATGATAGGAAATCGTCAGGTTAGATACAATTTATTTTACAACAAAATGATATCCACCAAGAgcacatattttttttttaaagcacgTGACTTGGCATTGCTTACCTTTTTTTTAACTTCTATGGATTGGAAGTGCTTCATTATACCAGCGCAGCTCCAGTCTGCAACTGATGCAATAGAAGAGGTAACCGGAAAAAGAATCTCGACAGCCGAATGGTGACCTTGTCTCGCAGCAACTTCAACTGGTGTTAGACCCAACTGTTTGATAAACAAAATGTTAAAATTCCAAGGgaccaaataacaaaataaaagaatgtTGACAACTGATAAGCTACACTCACATTACTAGCCATATTCGGTAATGCTCCCTCGTCCAACAAGTATTTAATACTTTCTGTGTCTCCTAAAGAAGCTGCATATTCTAAAGGTGTAGGTCCGACTGTTCTCATGTTTGGATCAGCTCCAGCCTATGCATTAAAAGGCAACAGAGGAGTGACATCAGAATTTACATTAGTGGGTTAAATTTTAACAGGttacatatttaaatttatattaataacatCCTATTGGTTGGGTGAACAAAAATCCAGGTGCCTGTAGGAAATTTCTTGTGCCTAAGCAACTTAGAGAGAGAACCTTAAGAAGTTGCTTCACGCATTCAATGGAACCAGCACAAAGGGATAACAGCAACGGTGAAAACAAATGACGGAATGTCAAGTTCGGCTGCACAAGCGTAAAAGATCGGATATAGCAAAAACTTGGAACCGAAAAAGAAGCAAGAGGGAAAGGAAGGGTATGCATGAAACTTAAATGCTTCAAGGTCTTTCTTACGTTTGCATTGTTATCTAACAAAATTTTAACAGCCTCATCCATGCGAAGACTTGCCGCCTCCTGCAATGGTGTGCCAGAATCTGCTTGTGCATCAATTTCAGCACCTTTTGAAATCAAAAGTTGTAAAACTTTCCTACATCCTGCAAATATCTTATTGGATTAGGCAATTAAATACAGAAACATTTAAATCAACTTTATTCCTTAGGCATGCACAGACAGGGGACTTCTATTCACGGGCGATATATCCAACAATCAAGAACAGTCCAATATAGAAGATCAAAGCAAGGAAAGAGCTCTTCCaggagattttatttatttatttatttttcttttttaaaaaaagatacCTCTCTTTGCAGCATAGTGTAAAGGAGTAAACTTTTGTCCAGTTGCTGCATTGGGATTTGCACCGTTCTCAAGAAGACTAGCAGCAATGTGAGAATGGTCTTCTAGAATTGCACAATGTAAAGGAGTATTACCTATATAAATAGAACATTCAGCAAATCATGTAACGCTCACAAAAAgaatataaagaaaattaaataatagtaataataacacCTTAGAATTCACTCATTTCACAGTTTCCAAATCATAACTAAATAATCATAAATAACTTTATATAATATGTTTAGTTAGAGCATTTTTTCAAtccatatataaaagaaaaaatattttttaattcacatgaaatttaaaaataatttcagatTTTATATGTTAGCTCAGTATGTTCAGCAGCGAACACGTTTGTTCGATACTCAAAATGTCGAATAAAAGGCCATTCCAAATAATAAATGTTACGCGGATCAACTTATTCGACTTCAATAATATCGAACAAGGTGCCGAACACCCCTATGACGTAAGGGGTGTGCCTCTTCTGACATGCATGCAAATGTGAGGGGTGCAGAAATCTCTGCACCCGCTCAACATGGACATGTCCCTCGCAGCTTCCCCAACCACCTGCCCACCGCTGCTTCCCCAACAAACATTCTATTACAAAtcacaataaatattatatcataacaaatattctatccattaatataaaaattaattttaaatattttattatacttttatttattttattataaaaaaatacttttcaaaaattaattttattattttcaaaaaattaattttagtataatacaaaatttaattttaaatattttattataattttattataaaacaaaaaataatttccaaaaaataattttattattttcaaaaaattaaatttaatgtaatacgaaaattaattttaaatattttattataattttattataatacaaaaattaaatgttttattaatcgtattattttattataatacaaaaaataatttcaaaaaaataatttcattattttcaaaaatttaattttagtataatacaaaaattaattttaaatattttatttattttattataatacaaaaaataatttcaaaaaaataattttagtattttcaaaaatttaattttagtataatacaaaaattaattttaaatattttattataattttatttattttattaatttcattataatacaaaaaataatttcaaaaacttaattttattattttcaaaaaattaattttaaacttcatttaataatatttctaaatctataaaaattacataaaaaattatattaatgatatcatttaatatgaaatatcttatatttttttaattaagatttaatattttaatttattatttattttttatatataaagtaatatatatatatatatatatatatatatatatttcataataaaaaaaagatttagAAATACATGATGAGAGAGTGAAGTGAAGAGCTGGAGAGGGAGAAGAAGAGGAGAGGAAGAATGAAGAGTtggaaaaggagaagaagagtagGAGAGGAAGAATAAAAATTAGGaaaaaagaaggagatggtgggAGACTTGGCTTTAAAAACCAAAGTCTCCCCTGATCTGTGCGTGCAGGTCTGCGTGGCTTGCATGCAGAGCTATGAGGACTCGCatgcaaaataaaaaaagaaaagtgttcGGCACGAGAGCAGATGAACTCCTTTCTTGGTCAAGGTTTCGTCAGAGATTCCTGACGAAACCTTGAACCTTGTGCGTGTTTAGCACCCAAGATGCCGAACACGCCACACTGCCACCACGGGAGCAGATGACACTGCTCTCATGGCATGGATTGTCCGGCACTTATAGTGCTGAACAAGATGAATAAACCAAAGTTTGGCACCCATAGCGTCGAACTTTCATTTGTGTCGAACTGGCGTGCTCTACTGCCGAATACGCTAGGTTGACACACATAATTTTCGGATcttacataattttaaaaatatttatgcatgatttgaaaaattgatCTATCTAACTATATATTATGAAATTCACCAACCTAGATACTGGACATAACTTGAGAATGATATCTTGAAGTCAAAAGATTAAAACAAAATCTtacttatattttttagaaaatataattatttaaaattataagacatCTATCCAAACATACCTTTTCGATCTCTCAAATTAACATCCATTTTCACTTCGCCGATAAGAAACTCGCACACATTAGTTTTTCCTTGTTCAGCAGCGAGGTGTAAAGCAGTTCGACCATCATGATCCTTAATGCTTTCCACTCTTTTCGCTAAAAAACCATCAGATACATCAAGCAACTTTGACAGAGCTGCTTCAACATTTCACAATGATTTCACAGACAAAACCAGTAACTAATTAGTTTATCTCCCAGGAAAATAAAATCAACAAAATAGAACACAAAAACAATAGCTTCCAAAAATTCTTTCCAATGTAACAAACGGATAGAACtactgaaaaaaaatatatagtaatAATTAGAGAAAGAAGTTTACTCTTCATCAGTTTGAGATCTCCAGAAAAAGCAGCTTCAAGAAAAAGGCAAAGTTTCTTATCACCTGCATATCAAAGacaaaagcaaaaataaataattacagtAAATATAGCTATAAAAAATCATAGGAAGAACATGAAATGGAACTTTTTATTTGAATCTCTAGCAATAACAGATGGTCGAAATTACAGAAGaacgaaaaaaaaataaattataagtaatAAATCAACTTCTAATGTCCTTATCCATCTTTGCATCTTCTTTTAATTCTATTGTTGTAATGAATAAACCAGAGAGAGTCATTTTGGAAGACCTGAAGAGGACGTCATTGAAGAACCAGAGAAGTGAGAAGTTGAAAGCGGTTATGCAGAGAGCTCAGCCAGTGTAGagcagaagaagaggaggaggaggtttCAAATCTGAAAGCAGTTAAAAATAATGTGGGAGAGGGCGCCAAGTAAATGAAAAGTTTGGCCACTGAACTAGAAAATGCAACTGGATCGTTATTCTCGGGTACGGATTCCATCAATTTTCAATACTCTCGGGTACGGATTccatcaatttttaatattataaatttaaataattatagccaaatttaaatttaaaaaataatatttattggaaatttaaatcagatttaaattttatatatatagaataTTTAGTGctagaatttatttatataaataattaatttaatataaaaatatttataataatatttataaatttatatatttttatttaaaaattaaaatttaaatatttttaaaaatattaaatttcttaaataaaaattattaatgaaaaatattttttatataaattattaattaaaatatataaaactaaatgaattcgtattttattcaaataataataatcgggtttaGAATGagttgaaataatttaaattaatttttaattaaattaaaaattaatttaaatattattaatataaatcaaatttaaatttaaatagtttaattttcgccGATAAGATACGTTCCGAACTCTTAGATAACCAAGATCATCTTCACTCTTTAAGATTTTTtactttgaaataaaatagaatattaaagtattgaatttatttaatagaGAAGTTATTTAAGAGATAATAAATCTTTTAAAGACTTtacttttttttctaatcatcaAATTGTTGGATTAACTACTCAAAAAATTGttgtattaaatatattataatatcttATTTTAACTTAATTTAAAGATTTATCTTTTATCTTTAATCCATACACACAGAAAAATTTGAAGTCTgtcttattatttaaataagagaagtcttattcattatttaaataaaataaatgtactatttttaaaattttattatttaatactctttctatctaataatttttatttattttaattaataaatataattttttaattatttttattttaaatacattaaatttattaaatattaaaaatattttaaattttaaaataaaattaaataaaattatagttatCGATTTATATGTAAGGAGactaaacaataattttaaaataataaaaaaaataataaaaattactttcatcattccataatttttttactttatttttttatacatattaataaatataaatttttattaactttttaattatattttattcaaatatattaaattttattaaatattaaagaaattatttaaaaataaaaaattaaatggaattataatagtaaatttatatgttattataatttaaaaaagaaaattgaattataatttgaaaaaatttaaaaatagataaaaattattaaatgaaaaGAATATGAGAGAAAGAAAGTATTAGATAGATAAGAGAAAGgtggataataaaaaataa
The sequence above is a segment of the Manihot esculenta cultivar AM560-2 chromosome 5, M.esculenta_v8, whole genome shotgun sequence genome. Coding sequences within it:
- the LOC122723678 gene encoding 26S proteasome non-ATPase regulatory subunit 10-like, encoding MTSSSGDKKLCLFLEAAFSGDLKLMKTLSKLLDVSDGFLAKRVESIKDHDGRTALHLAAEQGKTNVCEFLIGEVKMDVNLRDRKGNTPLHCAILEDHSHIAASLLENGANPNAATGQKFTPLHYAAKRGCRKVLQLLISKGAEIDAQADSGTPLQEAASLRMDEAVKILLDNNANPNLTFRHLFSPLLLSLCAGSIECVKQLLKAGADPNMRTVGPTPLEYAASLGDTESIKYLLDEGALPNMASNLGLTPVEVAARQGHHSATGAALV